The Plasmodium coatneyi strain Hackeri chromosome 2, complete sequence genomic interval taccttagtaaaagAACGAAAACAACCAAGATATGTTCCAAAGAGAACGAAGAGGCCAAAAGAACAGGGCGTTGGTCACCGTGTTGGTTGCCGCacgattattgatattcatttagaagtcttagacgaatgtcaagaAGGGAACACACAATTGTTCCagaaagacttttttgaaattttggttcaagaatttatgggttTGGAGTtcatgaaggaggaaaaagttccTGAGGAACAAGTTTCTATGGTAGAAGTaactaaggaacaggttccaagttcagattccgggtttagggaggaagactttgtttcTGAGGAAGAAGTTACCAGGGTTAatgttccttaagaacactttatttaggaagaaacaatttgTAGCCAAATTGTGGATGCTTATTTTGGCGTTACTGTTTGAGGAGTGTGTGAAatggaaatgaaaatgtgtGTGATAATGAAATTTTACATTTAGATTATTTATTACAACACCtttgaaaagaagaatggtcATGGTGTAGTGTTAtacttcacattttatattatgCTTATACTTAAGGAAAGATAAGCATCCTCAGGATTGTCCGCATTTTTGAACATTCCTGTATTTgtcaaatttaataaatctTCATTTGCAAACTTGTGACCAGGAggtttgtttatttttttttattttttttttttagtgtaagTTAACCagcttttaatttgtttaataaagaaaaatttcagaagtccctttttcaattttgtggaTCCTGAGGAAAATTATGTACCTGGGGGGTGCTCCCTCCTCTTGGCGGCctaccactttttttttttttatttgcgcCTCTGAAGGGGAGAACCTGGAAAGGTTAAGCGAAAAAGGGAGTAGGTAAAGAATTGTGGGCAAAAGGAATGCCTCCGCGAAGGAGAGGTGTTCCGGTTGGTGTGTTCTGAGCGGATGTTTTTAGGGGACCCTTTCAGCTAACCCTTTTTGCCGACCGCTTGGCACCCccattggaaaaaaaaaaaaaaaaaaaagaaagaaagaatattttgtttctttgtttgtttgtttcccCTCCGCCGGTACACGGGTGTTCTTTCTTAAATGGTTAAACTGGCACGTGTTGTTCCGAAGGGTTTGATCGCCTCGCCACTG includes:
- a CDS encoding SICA antigen yields the protein MHTLFLYYNGHYNHNNSILHLKETFYFFFGKKRKRHRRAHQVSGPHSLQEQIIDPVDDQDDDPHEYTLVKERKQPRYVPKRTKRPKEQGVGHRVGCRTIIDIHLEVLDECQEGNTQLFQKDFFEILVQEFMGLEFMKEEKVPEEQVSMVEVTKEQVPSSDSGFREEDFVSEEEVTRVNVP